The Anoxybacillus amylolyticus DNA segment AATCCGTCATTTTCGCCAATTCGTGACCAATTTAGAACGAACCATTTCTCACTATCAACAGCTAGTAGCGCAAGCGCGCGAACAGATGCTTTTGAAGCAGGCGAAGCTATCAGAAGTAACAATCGAAGTGAAAAAATACGAGAAAATGAAAGAAAAGCATGATCAAGCTGTACACGAAGTGTTGCAAGCTGCCGAAAACCGATGGATGGATGAGGTGTCGATTCAGCAATTTATCCACCATAAGAATTGGGTGAGAGGATGAAAGAACAAGTAATAGAGAAAGAAATCGAAATGGAAGAGGAAGAGAAAATAGGAAAGTTTAAATGGTTTTTATTTGTCATCGTCATTCCGCTTTTATTTACGATTACATTAGCACTTGTCATCGCGACGGTCGCCGGTTTTAATGTATTTGGCGCTATCCAAAAGTACGGGACAAACATTCCGTACGTGTCGGAATGGCTGAACGGAAAACAGCAGACAACTGACCAAATTTTACAAAAGACGATGCTAGAACAAAAAGCAATGATTGACGAGAAGACGCAACAAGTAAAGAAACTAGAAACCACTATTAAAAATAAGCAAAGTGAAATCGACACGCTAAAGCAAGAAATCCAGCGCCTCAATGCAGAGCTAATTGCCGTAAGACAACAACAAGAAGGAACGACAACAAGCGTGACAAAACCAACTGTCCAAGACATTGTCAAAATATATGAAACGATGTCGGAGAAAAACGCTGCTGATATTATTTCTAGAATGTCAGAGAATGACGCAGTTAATATTCTTGCGTCCTTAAGTAGTGAGAAAGTAGCGGCGATTCTTGAAAAGATGAATCCTGTTAACGCAGCGAAGTATACAACGCTACTTGCGAAGCGTGCGGAAGCAAATACGATTAGGTGAGGAGGGGGAAGGGATGAAGATTGGCACTCCAACAGTATTAGCGAAAAATGTCGCTATCTATCAAACAAGAGAAAACGAAATAAAGAAAATATCTGAAAAAAGTGCCTTTCAGCAACTACTCTCGCAGGAACAAGTAACCAATTGTAATGAGAAGATAGATTTTAATAAAGAAAAAAAGACGGCTGAAGTTTTAGGGGAAATAGAAAAGAAGTTAAAGGATCTATGGAAAAAAAACGGATTTGAATTCCCTGATAGTAATGAGGGGAATTTTGTTGAATGGTCACTTCAGCAGTTGTTACCAGATGTATTAAAAAATATAAATGGAAAGTTAGAGATTCAACGAGCAGAAAAATTTTTTGATTTAGAAAATATAGCTGAAAATATAACAGAAAGTTTAGACTCATCCTTGTCCCAGTTATTAGCAGGTGAATTGCAAGTAAGTGGTGTGGAAAATCCTCTGTTTATGTTTCTTAACTCATTTCAGCAGGCAGATTCTTCGGAGGCATTAATAAAATTTAAAGATGAATTAAAAAGCATACTTTATAGTTTTTCTCCATCTTTGAAAGAAGCAATCAATGAGAGGGAATCCGTTCAACCATTTGCTTTAAAATCAATAAAAAATAAAGGAGTATTACAAAATAGTCGATTAGATTTTTTTCCCTATATTCATTTAAGGAAGCCATCGATAGTTGAGGGGGCTGTAGAAAAAAGTAGTTTGAAATCCATGAATCAGCAGGAAGTGTTTAACCCACTAACAGCACAACTGCAAATAGCAAGCACTACTTTTTCAGAGAATATGAGGCCTAAAGATACGGGAAACCATTTAACTGCTGTTAATAATAGTATTATGTTTTCTTTTTTTCAACAAGCAGGAGTACCCGTCATTTCTTTGAACGAAACAGCTTCAAAATCGAATGTTAACCAACAATTTGTGCAACAGTTAATAGAAGTGATGAAAGGAAGTAAATTTACAAAATTGGCGAACGGGCAGGCTCAACTAATTGTTCGCTTACACCCCGAACATTTAGGTACGTTGACGATTAAGCTTGTTCAAGAAAATGGCGAACTGATGGCTAAAATTATTGCTTCAAGTACATCTGCAAAGGAACTTATTGAAGCGAATATACACCAAATTCGTCATGCAATTCCGGTGCAAAATATTGCGATTGAAAAGTTTGACGTATTCAATCAACAACAAACATATGAGCCATCACACCGAGAGCAACAAGGAAGAGCACGCGATGAGCAGCATTCGCGCCAAGAGCAGCAATTTTCCTCTGAACAGGAAAACCAACTCGATTTTAAAGATGCTTTTACAAATGAATTAGTCAATTTTGAAGTATAGGGGGGTGTTAAAATGACAAATTCCATTGACCCTAGTGTATTTTTGAGCAACTATAAGCCACCGGATCGTCGAACAGGTCAGCAAACTCTTGGAAAAGATGATTTTTTGAAAATTTTGCTTGTTCAATTACAAAATCAAGATCCGTTAAATCCATTAGAAGATAAAGAATTTATTTCACAAATGGCAAATTTCTCTACTCTTGAACAAACGGCAAATCTAGCGAAAGAGATGGAGCAATTTATACAAATGCAAAGTGAAAGCACTATCTTGCGGTATAGTGAAATTATAGGAAAAAAAATTTATTGGGGAGATACAGAAAATAAAAAGACTAACACAACTGATATATCGGCGAGCGGTATTGTTAAATCAGTATTACAAAGAAATAACGAAATTATTTTAGAACTAGATAATGGAAAAACGATATCAAGCAAACAGATTATCAAGGTAGAAGCTGCAGAAAAGGAAATGCTCTAATTGGATAAAGCATTCATGAGCAATTTTTACCTGTCGGTTAAGTATGAAAAAACACTCATAGATTCGTTATTTTCACAGAAAATAAAAAGGGAGAGGAACTAAATGCTTCGTTCTATGTATTCTGGGATTAGCGGAATGAAAAACTTTCAAATAAAACTAGACGTCATCGGCAATAA contains these protein-coding regions:
- a CDS encoding MotE family protein, coding for MKEQVIEKEIEMEEEEKIGKFKWFLFVIVIPLLFTITLALVIATVAGFNVFGAIQKYGTNIPYVSEWLNGKQQTTDQILQKTMLEQKAMIDEKTQQVKKLETTIKNKQSEIDTLKQEIQRLNAELIAVRQQQEGTTTSVTKPTVQDIVKIYETMSEKNAADIISRMSENDAVNILASLSSEKVAAILEKMNPVNAAKYTTLLAKRAEANTIR
- a CDS encoding flagellar hook-length control protein FliK is translated as MKIGTPTVLAKNVAIYQTRENEIKKISEKSAFQQLLSQEQVTNCNEKIDFNKEKKTAEVLGEIEKKLKDLWKKNGFEFPDSNEGNFVEWSLQQLLPDVLKNINGKLEIQRAEKFFDLENIAENITESLDSSLSQLLAGELQVSGVENPLFMFLNSFQQADSSEALIKFKDELKSILYSFSPSLKEAINERESVQPFALKSIKNKGVLQNSRLDFFPYIHLRKPSIVEGAVEKSSLKSMNQQEVFNPLTAQLQIASTTFSENMRPKDTGNHLTAVNNSIMFSFFQQAGVPVISLNETASKSNVNQQFVQQLIEVMKGSKFTKLANGQAQLIVRLHPEHLGTLTIKLVQENGELMAKIIASSTSAKELIEANIHQIRHAIPVQNIAIEKFDVFNQQQTYEPSHREQQGRARDEQHSRQEQQFSSEQENQLDFKDAFTNELVNFEV
- the fliJ gene encoding flagellar export protein FliJ; protein product: MVRPFKLHKLLAIKEKEKEKALREYHEATKRFEEIGEKLYHLLKQKEEYEDTYKQKMRIGLSIQEIRHFRQFVTNLERTISHYQQLVAQAREQMLLKQAKLSEVTIEVKKYEKMKEKHDQAVHEVLQAAENRWMDEVSIQQFIHHKNWVRG
- the flgD gene encoding flagellar hook assembly protein FlgD; this encodes MTNSIDPSVFLSNYKPPDRRTGQQTLGKDDFLKILLVQLQNQDPLNPLEDKEFISQMANFSTLEQTANLAKEMEQFIQMQSESTILRYSEIIGKKIYWGDTENKKTNTTDISASGIVKSVLQRNNEIILELDNGKTISSKQIIKVEAAEKEML